The segment GGGAATCCGGAATGTCCTCTACTTTCTGCCTCTACAGCATCTAGATCTGCAGAGTATGTGtaccctccctctctctctctctctctctctctctctctctctctctcaatctatctctctctctctttctcttttttttctagatCTCTCTTAGTTATCTCCAGATCTCGAAGAATTACACTACAATTACCCCTAGAATCTCTAGACATTCTTCAAAACCTCAGGCATTCTATCTGCTCTACGGCGCTGTTTGGTAGAAGTAGTAGGCATTCGGATCCATCCTGGTACAGTTCGTCTGCGGGATGGGGAACATGTTCTCGACATCTATATCGTACCTCGGCAGCTTCTCGCTGTGGATCGAGCCAGAAAACAACAGagtcaccatcatcatcattatcatcaccgTCAGCAACTCACCGCAAAAAGTTGATCACATTCTGCCCGAGGGTAGGCTCACGGGCAAGCATCAGCGCCGAGAGGTACTTCTGGGATTTGGTCTTCTCCGCACAGTGCATGATGAGGGCCCAGCTCCGATAGTCCGTGTCAATCACGTAGGTGTTGTAGATCTCTTCATCTGTCGACGGGGAAAGGCGCAAATCAGCTGCACTCCTACTCTggtgcctctctctctctctctcgcgtgAGGTCTATAGAATGTACGCGCTACTCACAGCTACTCTCTGCGTGCACCCAGTGCGCCGGCTGGCCGTAGTTCGGTATGATCCAGGTAATGTTGCCCTGCTGGAAGGTGGCGAGCGGGTCGTCCAAAAACACG is part of the Anopheles gambiae chromosome X, idAnoGambNW_F1_1, whole genome shotgun sequence genome and harbors:
- the LOC1272384 gene encoding apolipoprotein D isoform X2 — its product is MVRVTLHARSCCLLVALLLLLLLLVDDGAGQIPRRRPRNDRCPKVRAMRNFGLNAMMGSWYVIQYFASTEMFPEYGCMRSSFVTSDGYVTMNFTYVFLDDPLATFQQGNITWIIPNYGQPAHWVHAESSYEEIYNTYVIDTDYRSWALIMHCAEKTKSQKYLSALMLAREPTLGQNVINFLREKLPRYDIDVENMFPIPQTNCTRMDPNAYYFYQTAP